The sequence AACCTGtgtcttcttttcctcccGGTGAACTTGGAATCCTTCGCGACTTTCCTCCCACGTCTTTTCATGAGCTCCTTCTTCCTTAGAATGAAACTCTTGGCAGACTCTTTGTCTTTGCCCCCCTTCAAGCGCTGGCGCAATTGCTTCTTTAAATTGACGTTCTCCTCGTCCATGGTCACACCGTCCAAATTCACCTGCTCCTCGCCCTGCGGTGGGGCCCCACTGCTCAACACAAGGTAGTatttcttattctttttagaCTCTGGGTTGTCCACCACAAGCCCACCGCTGAACCCTGCCACTTTGGCAGATTGCAGTATATCATCCACCTGGTCGTCGTTTTTTGGGTAGAATTGGGCAACAAACTTCCCTCCCTTCTTCAGCGCAGCATACAACGTATTGAAAAACCTCATCAATCGCTGTTTTGGATCGTTGTATGAAGTGTCTGCATTGCAAAGCCATTGGATCGCACTAATACTAATAGCTGCATC comes from Saccharomyces paradoxus chromosome III, complete sequence and encodes:
- the BUD23 gene encoding 18S rRNA (guanine1575-N7)-methyltransferase (Methyltransferase~similar to YCR047C) yields the protein MSRPEELAPPEIFYNDSEAHKYTGSTRVQHIQAKMTLRALELLNLQPCSFILDIGCGSGLSGEILTQEGDHVWCGLDISPSMLATGLGRELEGDLMLQDMGTGVPFRAGSFDAAISISAIQWLCNADTSYNDPKQRLMRFFNTLYAALKKGGKFVAQFYPKNDDQVDDILQSAKVAGFSGGLVVDNPESKKNKKYYLVLSSGAPPQGEEQVNLDGVTMDEENVNLKKQLRQRLKGGKDKESAKSFILRKKELMKRRGRKVAKDSKFTGRKRRHRF